Part of the Tetragenococcus koreensis genome, TATTTTAAAATACGTAGGACATCGGTGTTAAACATCTGTCCTACGTGTTTTATTGTAAGTAATAACTCTATAATTTTTGGAGAATATAAAGAGAAGTCATTATATCTTTTTTATTTCAAAACTTTTTTGTAATACAATCGTCCTAAAAAATCACAAAAAAGTGCTATTGAAACTTTGTTTTATTTATCATTACCGAATACTATTCATAGTTTTTTGGCAATGGGATTGAAATAACTATGTTTATGTACTATCGTAAATTGTGGAACGTATAAAATACAGAATTTATCTTAAGTAGATTCGAGGAGATGTTGAGTTGGATATTCGTATTATTGGTTTAGGAAAAATGGGGTTAAACTTAGCTTATAATTTATTAGAACATGGCTATAATGTTTCTGGTTACGATCAGAATAGTACGGTAAAAAATGAATTTGAACAAAATGGTGGAACTTTTTATTCAAGTTTTGAAACATTAATGAGCGATAAAAAGCAACCATCTGTTGTTTGGCTAATGCTTCCAGCAGGAGAAATCACCAATAATCAAGTTGCTTCGTGCATTAACGCAATGGATGAAGAGGATATTTTAATTGATGGTGGAAATTCTAAATTTACAGATAGCCAAAAAAATGGTGAAAAAGCCAAAGAGAAGGGGATATACTTTTTCGATGTAGGTACTTCTGGTGGCACGTCCGGTGCACGTGAAGGTGCTTGTATGATGATCGGCGGAAATGCAGAAAAATTTGAAGATATTCGTCCGTTATTTGAAGCTATTTGTGTGAAAGATGGTTATCTTTATTGTGGTCCCGTCGGTAGCGGACATTATTTGAAAATGATTCATAATGGAATTGAATATGGTATGATGCAAGCGATTGGTGAAGGATTTAATCTTATTCATCATGGGGAATATGATTATGATTTGCCAGCAGTTGCGAAAGTATTTAATAACGGTTCTGTGATTCGCAGCTGGTTAATGGGACTAACAGAGGATTTGTTGCAAGATGATCCAAATCTTAACGAAATTGAAGGTGTCATCCCATCTTCGGGCGAAGGGAAATGGACGGCCGAAGAAATGCTACGGCAAGAGCTGTCGGCTCCAGTAATTACACAGGCCTTGTTAACTAGATATGCTAGTGTTGATAAAGAAAAGTATGGCGAAAAAATTGTCGCTTCTTTACGTAATCAATTTGGTGGACATGAAGTTTCGAAGAAATAACGTAGTCACTTTTAGTACCGAAAAAATTTATGAACTTTAGGAGAAATAATGAATACTTTTATATTTGACATGGACGGCGTAATCGTCGATTCTGAATACACTTATTTTAAATCAAAAACGGATATTCTTCATGAAGCAGGCCATGACGTGCCTGTTAGTTACCAATACCAGTTTATGGGGACAACTTCTGATTTTATGTGGCAAATCATGAAAGAAGAATTTAATTTACCGCAAACTGTGGAAGAATATGGTAAAGAAATGAATCGGCGACGCGATGAAATCATTCAAAAGGATGGCGTTCAACCGATTGCCAATGTAAGAGATTTAATAAAACGTTTGTCTGAAGCTGGGTTTAAATTAGGCGTTGCATCGGCTTCGCGTAAAGAAGAAATTATTCGTAATTTGAAAGAATTAGGATTAGATTCTTACTTCACACAAGCTGTTAGCGCAGAAGAAGTTGAACATTCAAAACCAGAACCAGATGTCTTTTTACACACAGCGGAATTGCTTGGTTCGAAGCCTAGTGATTGTATAGTAATTGAAGATACTAAAAATGGCACCCGTGCAGCCAAGGCAGCGGAGATGTATTGTGTTGGTTTTGCTAACCCGGATTA contains:
- the gnd gene encoding phosphogluconate dehydrogenase (NAD(+)-dependent, decarboxylating) encodes the protein MDIRIIGLGKMGLNLAYNLLEHGYNVSGYDQNSTVKNEFEQNGGTFYSSFETLMSDKKQPSVVWLMLPAGEITNNQVASCINAMDEEDILIDGGNSKFTDSQKNGEKAKEKGIYFFDVGTSGGTSGAREGACMMIGGNAEKFEDIRPLFEAICVKDGYLYCGPVGSGHYLKMIHNGIEYGMMQAIGEGFNLIHHGEYDYDLPAVAKVFNNGSVIRSWLMGLTEDLLQDDPNLNEIEGVIPSSGEGKWTAEEMLRQELSAPVITQALLTRYASVDKEKYGEKIVASLRNQFGGHEVSKK
- a CDS encoding HAD family hydrolase, with the protein product MMNTFIFDMDGVIVDSEYTYFKSKTDILHEAGHDVPVSYQYQFMGTTSDFMWQIMKEEFNLPQTVEEYGKEMNRRRDEIIQKDGVQPIANVRDLIKRLSEAGFKLGVASASRKEEIIRNLKELGLDSYFTQAVSAEEVEHSKPEPDVFLHTAELLGSKPSDCIVIEDTKNGTRAAKAAEMYCVGFANPDYPAQDLSCADEIIKDFREINENWLNEKRL